From Clostridiisalibacter paucivorans DSM 22131:
GCTATAGCATTGGGACACCCAATAGGTGCATCAGGAGCTAGAATATTGGTAACACTATTACATGAAATGGTAAAAAGAGATTCAAAATTAGGATTGGCAACACTTTGTATAGGTGGAGGTCAAGGTACTTCAATTATAGTTGAGAGATAAATGGGGTTATTATTAAATGCGGTACCTTTTATATAGCTGGTACCGCATTTTTAAAGATTTGAAGTATAAATAAGGAGGTAGGGAATATGGATAAGAGGATTACTATTGATGAGGCCATTGACCATATTAAGGATGGTATGACTATAATGGTTGGTGGATTCCTAGGGTGTGGAAGCCCTCACAAGCTAATAGATGGATTAGCTGACAAGGGTGTGAAGGATTTAACTATCATAGCAAATGATACTGCTTTTGTTGACTATGGTGTAGGTAAGTTGGTAGTCAATAAACAGGTAAAGAAGGTTATAGCTTCCCACATAGGTACCAACAAAGAGACTGGAAGACAGATGAATGAAGGAGAAACAGAGGTAGAGCTTGTACCCCAGGGAACTCTTGCAGAAAGGATTCGTTCAGGCGGATCAGGACTTGGCGGCTTCCTTACTCCAACAGGTGTTGGAACTATAGTCGAAGAAGGCAAAGAAAAGATGGATATAGATGGTAAAACATATATACTTGAATTGCCATTGAAGGCAGATATTGCATTAATTGGAGGCTCCAAAGTAGATAAAAAGGGAAATGTATATTATAATAAATCTACTAAGAACTTCAATACAGTTATGGCTACAGCAGCAGATGTAGTAATAGTTGAGGCAGAAGAATTAGTGGAGATAGGAGATATAAATCCTAGCGATGTAATGACTCCTTCAGTATATGTTGACTATATAGTAGGGGGTGGAAAATAATGAACGTAAAAGAGCTTATAGCCAAAAGAGTTGCCAAGGAATTAAAGGACGGAGATGTGGTAAACCTAGGTATAGGACTTCCTACTATGGTAGCTAATTATATTCCAGAGGGAATGGATGTGACATTTCAATCGGAGAATGGGTTTGTAGGATTGGGACCAGCACCAGAGGAAGGAAAAGAAGACAAGGATTTAGTAAATGCAGGGGGATTACCAGTAACAATAAAGGCTGGAGGCGCATTTTTTGACAGTGCAGAGTCCTTTGGAATAATAAGAGG
This genomic window contains:
- the atoD gene encoding acetate CoA-transferase subunit alpha, yielding MDKRITIDEAIDHIKDGMTIMVGGFLGCGSPHKLIDGLADKGVKDLTIIANDTAFVDYGVGKLVVNKQVKKVIASHIGTNKETGRQMNEGETEVELVPQGTLAERIRSGGSGLGGFLTPTGVGTIVEEGKEKMDIDGKTYILELPLKADIALIGGSKVDKKGNVYYNKSTKNFNTVMATAADVVIVEAEELVEIGDINPSDVMTPSVYVDYIVGGGK